A window of Punica granatum isolate Tunisia-2019 chromosome 8, ASM765513v2, whole genome shotgun sequence genomic DNA:
tttggcaatcatgtcgtcaacgtagacctcgatctctttgtgcatcatgtcgtggaatagcgTGACCATCGCCCTTTGAtatgttgccccggcatttttgaggccaaagggcatgactcggtaacagaaagtgccccacattgtgatgaacgtcgtcttgatcttgtcctcttcggccatccgaatctggttatctccggagaagccatccatgaaggagaacaacgtgtggcgtgctgtgttgtcgactaagacgtcaatgtgaggtagggggaagttatctttgggactggctttgttgaggtctctgtagtcgacgcagactctaactcttccatccttcttctctaCGGGCACGATATTCGCAAACCTCCAGGACCCTGTGTTGATCTGTTTAATAatctcctctttgatgcggaggagaaggccggcaCGTTGCCGCCGTAAGTGTTGTCTCTTGGGTGGAAACCTCTCTGTATCAAGCGGCAGGAAGTGCTTGACAATCGATGGATCTAAGCCCGGCATGtcagcgtaggaccaagcatCATCTTGGTAGTCTGTTAGAAATTCGATCATCCTGGCTCGTTGTGTAGGGTCGAGACCTGTCccgatctttaggatgcgaggttcttcttcggtacccacattgatctcctctgtcggctccacggaagtgagttggcggTTCTCAAgacggcgcaaactctcttctatctcgggcactcgaccatcctcgtcgagtccttccccgaagtatatgggtcgggaCCCTTCAAGGAGTTtctcggatgggttcgaatcgacgcgtcgaagactcagattcgagtggagcctggcgatttaaataaattgtcttagaaactttaaagtgctgcgaataagtgagagagaaagagaaagtagACACGAGAATTctgaaaaatgcatatagggattttattaatgatgagggcgcaatgccataacaagaatccctcttccgtcgtgtggcttatggctatgccgacacgcggggaatatcaaaacatagatggccttacacatcggcgattacagccgagtaacgcgggactgaggtccagttgttgagtttctcattttcctgcgcgaGGCGGATGTAAGCCCCTGGAGttgtctcctcggtgacggcgcatATGTTTGGCAGGTCAACAGGCTCGCTGTCTGAATCCGAGGAGGGACCGTCAAGAGTACCCCCGACGATGTGTGGAGGCCCAGGAAAGAAGTAGGAGAGCGGCTGAACcgggatgcccctgttgatcttcccATAGCGTGCAGCGAGACGGTGAAGGTGCTTGCCCTTGCGGGCCTCAATAATCTCGTGacaggaagggcgaaaaccgagtcccctcctgttcttgtactcttcgacctcgatggggcggttgatcccctGCCCATGTGCTCCGAGTCCGGTGCTGGgaatgtaattgtggcgcagCAAAACCTTCCCCACCATGCGGTCAGCGCGGGTTGGACcgatctctccgtagtctcgaatgacggagattgtttcaaatgaatggaaggggaggttTTGATCGTCTCCGATACTGATGTAGGGGACAGCTGTCTCCTTGTAAATGGCGTAGTCCTCCTCACCCTTGACCGTGATAAATCGATCTTCTGCGATGAATTTGATCATTTGGTGTAGGGACGAAGGAACGGCGCTAGCTGCATGGATCcacggtctcccgagcaacaagcTGAAAGCATTCGGAATGTCTAGGACTTGGAACGTAACAGCGAATGAGCAGGGACCCACCTCGATCACCAGGTCGATCTCTCCATTTACTTCCCTCCgcgagccgtcgaaggctcgaaccgcaGTCTTACTCGAACGGATGCGGTTaaagtccacgttcatctgcttcagcGTGGAAACCGGGCAAACATTGAGTGCCGAGCCATTatcgatcatgacccgaccgatgataaagttattgcacttgcagacaatgtgtagtGCCCGCGAGTGTGCCCACCCTTCTGAGGGAAGTTCATCATCTGAGAATGAAATGTTGTTGGAGAAGATCGAACTGATAGTCTCCTCAATCCTCTCCGGAGCCGTCTCTTTGGGGATCTGCGCTGCTGTCAGGACCCTCAGAAGCGCTTCACGATGTGGCTCTGAACCCAAGAGGAGGGCGAGTAGCGAAATATGGGCCGGAgacttggccatttgctctaccaccttatactcgctCGCCTTAATTATCTTCATGAAGGCCTCAGCTTTTTCTTTAGTCACCTTCTTCTGGGGAATGGACGAGGCTTCCGGGGCGACTTCGGGCATTGCcagggctttccctttgtttgTGGCCTTCGGATTTTCATAGACTCGACCCGAGCGCGTCACGCTCATGACGCTAAATTGATGCTCGAGGTTCCCAAcacttccttcgtaggtccacggGACCTTGCTGTCTTGATATGGCTCTCGTGCGGGGACTTCTATCACGAATGGGGCGGGCGTGGCATCGAACCCTGCGTACCCTACACCAGTTTCTGCAGGAACATATTCTATCACAAACGGGGCCGGTTCCTCCTGTCCGGTCTCGTACTCCCCTATAGCGCAAATACCGATCATGTTAATGCTGGGTCCCGAGCTTGACCCGTGATTGGGAAGAAGATTTGATTGCACGTTCGGGGGTTTGACAGCGTTGAACGTGAGCTGCTTATCATCAATCATCTGTTGGATCCTCTCCCGTAGCTTCCAACAATTGTCAATGGTGTGACCGGGTGCGCCCTGATGGTACTCGCAGCGCCGActctgatcttggatggttggatcgAAATCAGGGTTAGGTGCTATCGATCGGATCTTGTTACCCGCGAGGAGTTGCCGGTATATGTGGGAGAGCGGAGCTGGCAGAGGTGTGAACTGTTTACGCCGCGTTTGTGTTGCGATGCCCTGTTGATCCTGCGGAACTGGAGCCCGTTGCACcggctgaggagttctcgaagcGAGGGGCTTACTTTGTTGAATCGGAGGAGGAGCAGGGGCATAATTATGGGCGTATTGCTGCGGGACCGACGACGGAAAGGAAGCCGGCGGAGCGGAATAGTAAGCTTGCTGTGTTGGGGGTTGTTGTTGATAATGCACCGAAGGTGGGGCATACGCTTGAGTGGCCGGTGGTGCGGGCGTGTAGCTTATGGAATATTGCTGGGGAGCCTGGTGCCCTGAGTTGACAGCGTTGACGGACGTGTCTTTCCCTCTCCTGTTTCCCGTTGTCCCAGTGGCGGCCCTCTTCGAGGACTCTCCCTCCTTTTTCTCGGCCGGACCTTCTATCTTGCCGAGCTTAATGCCGATGTCGAGCTTCTTTCCGGCGTCGATAAGGTTGGAGAATGAAGACGTGTGGGCCAACAAGTGCAAGTAGTAAGCCCCTTTAAGAGGggagtggaataattggaTCTGCTGTGCCTCACTGATCGGAGGGACGTGCTTCGCCGCTCTAGCTCGCCACTTCACTGCTTAGGCCTCGAAGCCCTGGTCACCGGTCATCTCCATCGTGCTGAGCTCCAGCAGAGTCGGGGGCGTCTCCGCACGGTACCTGTATtggtcgatgaatttgctCGAGAGGTCTGCCCACGTGGGGATATCCGCAGTTTTCAGTGACATGTACCAATCCAGAGCCGCTCCTGCCAAACTATCATGGAACGTATGGATGACAAACTCTTCGTAGTCCCAGTACTACAACATTTTTTCCCGGTAGTGACGAGGGTCGGTCGTGCCGCAATACCTCTGGAATTCAGGCACCTTAATCTTTGGAGGTAGCTGCATACCTGGGAAGAGACTCCAATCGCCGTCGCCGGCATCGAGGCGGGAGCCGCCTGATTGTAGGGCTCGAATATTCTCTTCCAACTTCTTCAATCTTTGTTCCTGTTTAGTCTCCGTTTCTGGGAGAAAATTTGTGGGTGGAGCTCTAGGGGCCGCGTGgttcggcgtgcccggttcagagtaggctatatttatgggaggtggagcttggtaagaaaggtcgatatggggttgtggagcttggtacgGGGGAGGTTCAGCAGTGTGAGCAGGAGCCTGGGCAGTTGTAGGCAGGAAAATGATCGGCGGTGGGACAGCGGAAGTCGGAGCTGGGACCGACGCAGAGACTGGAACCGGGACTAACGTGGAGATCGGTGGAGGTACTAGCATAGGCGGTTCTAACATTGTCGCTGAAGCCGGTGGTGCTGGAAGATTGTTAACCGGATGGGCTGCCGACACATTCACTATCGTTGGGGCAGACGTATCTCCATTATTGGGGATCAAGGTCGGCTGGGCCCATGGGCTTGGATCGACCGCTGGCCCGTACCCAGGAGGTGGGgtgaagctcgaagaagcacgatttgggcctttgagtagggccatgagctcggccatATTGGTGGCCATGGTGGCAGCCAGTTGATTGACCATGCTCTCAAGTACTGCAATACGTGCACGATCATCAGCTGCGGAAGATGGCTGCCCTCCTGAATAAAAGCagaaatgcatgagatgcatgaattttcaaaaactaatgctgtcattcatattaactctgaatggttcaaagtgcaatacagattttgaaaagatagtcCTAAGTCGGTCTTCCAACGTGCCCGAGGTGCAAGCGACCGTCACCATGGAAAGCACCGGTGAGGGCCTGGTTGAGGTGTCTATCCTATGATGTGCATGGACCTACACAGGCCCTCTTCTTGACCCTTTCCAAGGCAGCGTTCGCTTGCGCCAACTCCTGGTCACGCTTCTGGAGTTGGGCGCGGGTCTGTGCAAGTTCCTTCTGTAGTTGGTGCCGATCGCTCAGCTGCTCATTCTTCTCGGCGATCTCTCGCCGGAGGCGATCTCTTTCAGCCCTGAGATTGGCgagctcggcttggatggTCATGTCCGGTACCGGTGCCCCGGATGATGCGCTACTTTCTACTGGAGGGGAATCTGTGAAATCATCATTCTCTGATGGACCCCATCGATAAAAGCGGAGGATATATTCCTCCGTGGTTTGAAAGTCCCGTTCATCTTGGGTCGGGTGCTGGGGGAAGTAAATATGTTCGATGACCGTAGTCGCCACGCGGTCATAACCCGTTCGATTTCACTTAGGTGATCTATGGACGTCTGGTCTtcccgccaagtatgttcGAACTCGGTTCACGTCGTACCTTTGGGAACTATCTGTAAGCCACCTAactgcctcactactcgcgccggaaaataggtggtggaccccgcatggctcacGAGTGGTACTCCGTTAAAATCAGGACATTTAATGgtcatgggtccgggtggcatccacgcggcgaGCCATTTAAAGCCCTTTGGTGCTATTTCGCGAAAActtttgatccactcggagaccttgcgttcttccacacgcAATAGAGGTAGTAACCGCGAAATGATAGACTCCGGACGTGTGAAAAACATAACCGGACGAACAAggccgaaggggtttgcatggctttggagccaaatttgcaaaaggattggggaccctctcaaccttcgatcggtCTTTCTTGTAACGCGATCAAGGGACCGTATGGTCTCGGCCAACAAGGCCACCTCGTATTCGCGGCCTCccaccacttggaggacaacgctagctaaggctgcgtcaatgtgaccggccgagcgagggaataatagagtcccgaaaattaaaaataagattgcatgacaaaaattcttttgtaaaaGATCCCCTTGAACCTCGCGCGTTCGTATTTCAGTAAAACGGAGTAGTTTCGCGGTGACTATCTCTGTGCCACCGgaatatgcaagttcggcTTGTAGCTGAGACCTATGCACCCCGAGTAGACGCGATACCGAAACAAGTCGGGTGGTGTGGAAGTTAGGTTCCACAATGCCGCGAGTGGCTGCAGCTCTTCCGACGAGAGTGCGATATTCCTCGATAGTAGGTGTGAGCTCGGTACCTTGGATGTTGAAAACGGCGTGGACTGGGTCCCAAAATGTCACCGCTGCTCCCAAGAAGTTCCAATCCACTCGGCACATAGCTAGCATTGGTATATCCCCAACAAAGGTACTGATGTAGTTGCGGTTGACCTGATGTAGATGAGCCCAGATGTGATTGATTTCCTCAAGTGGTGGCGTGACCCTGTCGAGGTGTGGAAAGGAGACCGAGCGCGCcatctcttaccaagatgaaaggaaaaccgatttaggactagttaatataaatgacgcctaattttgaaattagatgatgcatgggtacagaaaataaatgtccacggcttaatgtatacaacgtacatctctttcaaaaaacagaaaaggactcaaatggcgcgcaggccgactcgatggactgttactgaagtcgggttggaatatggcgtggagctcctgtagtatgcatggttttggcACTACAAGGACCatgctacctagggatgggggcccccgactcaagggtgtcaattccttgaaattgagcaggattcttttcaagacctaagcgacagtcgaactgcgcgccgtacccctacttcgaacccctatctaacctatgctcctattaccggtcgtgggacgcgacccataggtacctaaaAGCTAGTATGttatgcaatgcgtgtgcggaaaataaaaatgcataaagtagataagcgaaaaattgcggaaagcgataaataaacaagcaaacaaagcaagcggaaacgagcccgaaccctctaagtgtccccagtggagtcgccaagctgtgcgtacccgaatttcgtctcgttggGGCCCgtatgcgcgcgcctaaatgcaacgcggcttgggagtatccaccttcccggggacgcgcgacgaacgcacgtgagaaggagtcgccacttgccattttatgacccgagggtcgagggccgacaagttacccaggtctaggggtacggagtacacctaattgctaaggcatatggtctgcgaaacccaaggttacgaattcaggggttctgttacatgcgagcctatatctcgcatgccctatcggtactctagcttgtctaggcttgccattttatttaattaccgcttaattaagttccgctcatcttacgcgttttgacaccgtaaattcgaagaaacactccgaccgtctgctctccgaccgggattcttacatgaataaacatacaacataaatcctcacattgttctctcaaataaataaaatacaacttataacaattggatcccggtcggttcgcattcggttattattccactcgtgctcaccgtgtagtttgaaaagactgaaattgaaattaaagtgcgcactcggtgtataagggcattggaccctgtgatcgacggttatgggcgttagacccagtgtgaatcgagtcctaaaggatcgggttcgatccgcataacaatcaagtgcaaaagatgtaacaagcaagctcaaataaacaatcaatggggttttgttatcaccAAATTTACGTGTATTAAtaaccgaggtatcttggcatacaaattctaccctaaaacaagcaaaaggcAAGAGGGgaatggcatgtagcattcaacatcatttaccggacctgacagactgtatgtgtccgtgatcaagtctcgaatgtgtgggttgattttaaattgttatgtatcgtgacactttgattatgataggttattatagaatgtggattttgacacgagaatcctacaacctagtgcctagcccgctat
This region includes:
- the LOC116188798 gene encoding uncharacterized protein LOC116188798 → MARSVSFPHLDRVTPPLEEINHIWAHLHQVNRNYISTFVGDIPMLAMCRVDWNFLGAAVTFWDPVHAVFNIQENDDFTDSPPVESSASSGAPVPDMTIQAELANLRAERDRLRREIAEKNEQLSDRHQLQKELAQTRAQLQKRDQELAQANAALERVKKRACVGGQPSSAADDRARIAVLESMEQRLKKLEENIRALQSGGSRLDAGDGDWSLFPGMQLPPKIKVPEFQSLAGAALDWYMSLKTADIPTWADLSSKFIDQYRYRAETPPTLLELSTMEMTGAYYLHLLAHTSSFSNLIDAGKKLDIGIKLGKIEGPAEKKEGESSKRAATGTTGNRRGKDTSVNAVNSGHQAPQQYSISYTPAPPATQAYAPPSVHYQQQPPTQQAYYSAPPASFPSSVPQQYAHNYAPAPPPIQQSKPLASRTPQPVQRAPVPQDQQGIATQTRRKQFTPLPAPLSHIYRQLLAGNKIRSIAPNPDFDPTIQDQSRRCEYHQGAPGHTIDNCWKLRERIQQMIDDKQLTFNAVKPPNVQSNLLPNHGSSSGPSINMIGICAIGEYETGQEEPAPFVIEYVPAETGVGYAGFDATPAPFVIEVPAREPYQDSKVPWTYEGSVGNLEHQFSVMSVTRSGRVYENPKATNKGKALAMPEVAPEASSIPQKKVTKEKAEAFMKIIKASEYKVVEQMAKSPAHISLLALLLGSEPHREALLRVLTAAQIPKETAPERIEETISSIFSNNISFSDDELPSEGWAHSRALHIMNVDFNRIRSSKTAVRAFDGSRREVNGEIDLVIEVGPCSFAVTFQVLDIPNAFSLLLGRPWIHAASAVPSSLHQMIKFIAEDRFITVKGEEDYAIYKETAVPYITIEWDEECQKAFDTIKTYLAQPPVLVPPTPDRPLILYLTVHRQSL